One stretch of Aquimarina sp. Aq107 DNA includes these proteins:
- a CDS encoding tetratricopeptide repeat protein, which translates to MFKKIVIVCLISITVFSQDKGTAIYLKGNENFKKGKYKKAIKNYTQLIEKIDIDLVRKTGYINRGLSRDRLKEYDLAILDFTEAIKLDSTDMASFVDRGLSKMHAGYLDQAKADYNYVIDKNNNNKMMEASIYWIARINYSQGKYREVIKNCDEYFKINSTDPELYLIRGTANDILRNFEQSIIDYTKAIEFYPNYFQAYANRGTAKINLLTGSGNIQPSKKQTKSACEDLEKARSLGDTTVEDLIYIYCKKK; encoded by the coding sequence ATGTTTAAAAAAATAGTAATTGTATGTTTAATATCAATAACAGTTTTTTCACAGGATAAGGGAACTGCTATATACTTAAAAGGAAATGAAAACTTTAAAAAAGGAAAGTACAAGAAAGCGATAAAAAATTACACCCAGTTAATTGAAAAAATTGACATAGATCTTGTTAGGAAAACAGGATATATTAATCGTGGATTATCAAGAGATAGGTTAAAGGAATATGACCTTGCTATTCTTGATTTTACAGAGGCTATAAAACTTGATAGCACAGACATGGCTTCTTTTGTTGATAGAGGGCTGTCTAAAATGCACGCAGGATATCTAGATCAGGCTAAAGCAGATTATAACTATGTTATTGATAAAAATAATAATAATAAAATGATGGAAGCATCAATATATTGGATAGCGAGAATTAACTATTCTCAAGGGAAATACCGAGAAGTAATTAAGAACTGCGATGAGTACTTTAAAATTAACTCAACGGACCCTGAGCTTTATTTAATTAGAGGAACTGCTAATGATATACTTAGAAACTTTGAGCAATCGATTATAGATTATACCAAGGCGATAGAATTTTATCCAAATTATTTTCAGGCATATGCGAATAGAGGTACAGCTAAGATTAATTTGTTAACAGGGAGTGGTAATATTCAACCTTCAAAAAAACAAACAAAAAGTGCTTGTGAGGATTTAGAAAAAGCCAGAAGCTTAGGTGATACCACTGTTGAAGACCTAATTTATATTTATTGTAAAAAGAAGTAA
- a CDS encoding DUF2157 domain-containing protein produces MSSKFNKELKELVGDQVISLEIADKISTYYDQKQGAKSNKLFTIFGIFGALLVGSGIILMLAHNWDDFSRLTKTILAFVPLIIGQCIVGFSILKNKGRAWKEASGTFLFFAVGASISLVSQIYNISGDLGTFLKTWTILCLPLIYLLRSHAVALLVILSSTYYAAEVGFWSYRNRSIPWWYFIFMLGVIPHYWLQLKNNISSNATTILNWIIPASTMIGLGAFIKGNEELGFIMYVTLFGVFYNIGRLSIFKKLRTLRNGFLIIGSLGTIILLMMFTFKWIWEEMHDATMYQAQEFYISVVLAVIAISTLLYNVVKNGIKSINLFQVSFLIFWVLFFALSHMEIIPMILTNMLVFALGITAIKIGVDKFNFGILNYGLLIVSILIICRFFDTDMSFVVRGLLFVIVGLGFFLTNYIMLKKQEKDSNL; encoded by the coding sequence ATGAGTTCAAAATTTAATAAAGAATTAAAAGAATTGGTTGGGGATCAAGTAATCTCCTTAGAGATCGCAGATAAGATATCTACATATTATGATCAGAAACAGGGAGCTAAATCTAATAAACTGTTTACGATATTTGGAATTTTTGGTGCGTTGTTAGTTGGATCTGGAATTATTCTAATGTTAGCTCATAATTGGGATGATTTTTCAAGGTTAACAAAAACTATATTGGCATTTGTTCCTTTAATCATTGGTCAGTGTATTGTTGGTTTTTCGATTTTGAAAAATAAAGGACGTGCCTGGAAAGAAGCTTCAGGAACTTTTTTATTTTTTGCAGTAGGCGCCAGTATTTCTTTAGTAAGTCAGATTTATAATATATCTGGAGATTTAGGAACATTTTTAAAAACTTGGACGATACTATGTCTGCCGTTAATTTATTTGCTTAGGTCTCATGCAGTAGCACTTCTTGTCATTTTGTCAAGTACATATTATGCTGCAGAAGTTGGTTTTTGGAGCTATAGAAACCGTAGTATTCCTTGGTGGTATTTTATTTTTATGTTAGGTGTCATACCACATTATTGGTTGCAGCTAAAAAATAATATATCTAGTAATGCAACTACAATTCTTAACTGGATCATTCCTGCTAGTACTATGATTGGTTTAGGAGCATTCATCAAAGGAAATGAAGAGCTAGGTTTTATAATGTATGTTACTCTTTTCGGAGTTTTCTATAATATTGGGAGATTGTCAATATTTAAAAAATTAAGAACACTTAGAAATGGATTCTTAATAATTGGTTCTCTAGGAACAATCATTCTATTAATGATGTTTACATTTAAATGGATATGGGAAGAGATGCATGATGCAACTATGTATCAGGCACAAGAATTCTATATTTCGGTGGTGTTAGCTGTAATAGCAATTTCTACTTTGTTATATAATGTTGTGAAAAATGGCATTAAGTCTATAAACCTATTCCAAGTTTCATTTCTAATATTTTGGGTGTTGTTTTTCGCACTTTCTCATATGGAGATAATACCTATGATTTTAACTAATATGTTGGTTTTTGCCCTTGGAATTACTGCAATTAAAATTGGAGTTGATAAATTTAATTTTGGAATTCTTAATTATGGGTTATTGATAGTTTCTATACTCATTATATGTAGATTTTTTGATACAGACATGAGTTTTGTTGTGCGAGGGTTGTTGTTCGTAATAGTTGGGTTAGGGTTTTTTCTAACCAATTATATAATGCTAAAAAAGCAAGAAAAAGATTCTAATTTATAA
- a CDS encoding GDYXXLXY domain-containing protein, producing the protein MKIIYLFILFIVIALAQIFVPIQMIMNNEDALVSGTVYKFKTRPVDPTDPFRGKYITLQYEMDHFDTKDTTYVVGEEIYIYLKNDQEGFADISEISKIPIETKKDYVTARVTYYYNGKVNFQLPFNTFYMEETKAYDAEMAYVEANRDSLSNNIYALVYIKDDHAVLKDVLIDDIPIKEYVEK; encoded by the coding sequence ATGAAAATCATTTATTTATTTATCCTATTTATTGTGATTGCATTGGCTCAAATTTTTGTACCGATTCAGATGATAATGAACAATGAGGATGCATTAGTATCAGGAACAGTTTATAAATTTAAAACAAGACCTGTTGATCCTACAGATCCCTTTAGAGGGAAGTATATTACATTACAATATGAGATGGATCACTTCGATACTAAAGATACTACATACGTGGTAGGAGAAGAAATCTATATTTATCTTAAGAATGATCAAGAAGGATTTGCTGATATTTCTGAGATCAGTAAAATACCTATAGAAACGAAAAAAGATTATGTGACTGCCAGAGTAACATATTATTACAATGGTAAAGTGAACTTTCAATTACCGTTCAATACTTTTTATATGGAAGAGACAAAAGCATATGACGCCGAAATGGCTTATGTCGAAGCAAATAGAGATAGCTTGTCTAATAATATATATGCCCTAGTATATATCAAGGATGATCATGCAGTTCTTAAAGATGTTTTAATAGATGATATACCTATAAAAGAATATGTAGAAAAATGA
- a CDS encoding DUF6515 family protein: MKTLLKTLVIGIMLFTLTASCATTVRVHPANKVAVAKMHKPRVVVHKNVRYYRSNGVWYVKKNRRYVKVTAPVGLRISTLPNGYRTVKVRGVRYYKHKGVFYKKSGRTFVVVNV, from the coding sequence ATGAAGACATTATTGAAAACATTAGTAATCGGAATTATGTTATTTACATTAACGGCCTCTTGTGCAACTACGGTAAGGGTTCATCCGGCAAATAAAGTAGCTGTTGCCAAGATGCATAAACCAAGAGTTGTAGTACATAAAAATGTAAGATATTATAGAAGTAATGGTGTCTGGTATGTAAAAAAGAATAGAAGATATGTAAAAGTTACTGCTCCGGTTGGTTTGCGTATAAGTACTTTACCTAATGGATATAGAACTGTTAAGGTAAGAGGTGTACGATACTATAAGCATAAAGGAGTATTCTACAAGAAATCTGGAAGAACTTTTGTAGTAGTAAATGTGTAA
- a CDS encoding SPOR domain-containing protein, which translates to MPYISDDELLDFQVQIDNAKEEKRATNYTHTKALREEQENSRKFKIATIILGIIALLGVAGTIYFMKFNTPDNLIAKSESKAKSDILKNKIAELEETIKNLSMDQEINATNNNASEQQEKASLQGELVYAVQIGAFEEKDLSLYSDKFVNFKQIKAGSFNKYALGNFASLAEAKKFRRELVGLGFRGAFIASYQNGKRIKIEEAW; encoded by the coding sequence ATGCCTTATATCAGTGATGATGAACTACTAGATTTTCAAGTTCAAATCGACAATGCTAAAGAAGAAAAAAGAGCCACTAACTATACTCATACCAAAGCTCTTAGAGAGGAACAAGAAAATAGTAGAAAATTTAAAATTGCTACAATAATTTTAGGAATTATTGCTCTTTTAGGAGTAGCAGGAACTATCTATTTTATGAAGTTTAACACTCCTGATAACTTGATTGCTAAAAGTGAATCTAAAGCAAAATCCGACATACTTAAAAATAAGATTGCTGAACTCGAAGAGACTATTAAGAATTTATCTATGGATCAAGAGATCAATGCAACGAATAACAATGCTAGTGAACAGCAGGAAAAAGCATCTTTACAAGGAGAACTTGTTTATGCGGTTCAGATTGGGGCTTTTGAAGAAAAAGATTTATCACTATACTCTGATAAGTTTGTGAATTTTAAACAAATCAAAGCAGGAAGTTTTAATAAATATGCGTTGGGTAATTTTGCTTCATTAGCTGAAGCTAAAAAATTTCGTAGAGAATTGGTAGGCTTAGGTTTCAGAGGTGCGTTTATTGCTTCTTACCAAAACGGAAAGCGAATAAAAATTGAAGAAGCTTGGTAA
- a CDS encoding T9SS type B sorting domain-containing protein yields MTRTLFSSCLALLLFTFSYGQTVTFQTDDGLTAKTVCKGTEIQLNLDIDPPRPSGGTSTYNVQWEKTVNPTFIRNCPFPSGDGSCSFYRETPLETTTYTVTVNGGSSGSVRSTVTVTVEEVPNPGLNTTMFLCGRTGIINLFDELDGGPEPGGVWSNGTGTYDTADPNGGAFTYTIDNGAACPPVSAVITVKPCGNNDSDNDGVPDTTDNDDDNDGIPDTIEDGFCTATTTTPIFVLEEDFGFGGPTRSRYAEGLGLTYNPVLPQDINGNDGEYNVATSTHYRTNVGFDATFLATDLVGDVDADGNTDGRYLAINMKSSAFADLPVFVAENLPVTPGLEYNFSMSIASLNNNAGELPANLTIEVLDQVAGTPLFSEDSGEIANGSDAWILVEDTFVAPAGVNIVTIRVINRQGTDGNGNDIGIDNIFLSTNACDFDRDGIPNSQDLDADNDGIYDIVESGNAAADANGDGRFDGAINTDGTSTTVVHNVINSDTDSNQDFLDIDSDGDGIIDNIEGQSTVGYIAPSGVDGDFNGVDDSYDTNGTAISPINSNTNALPDYIDVNSDPISGDCLEDTIEAYDIDQDGIPNTIADGSDIDGDGLDNAFDTVVLDRLTVEINASNGGTVPTDFPNNHNPLTEERDWREEIGDVDVDPLTITICDPVNLFDELPAGTLTTGTWSVPAMGTALTGGHLGTLDPTVTGILDGVYIYTLPVLSAGCPPIRYLIDVTIDDVCQCPDIDEPIVPAGPIITCIDATPLPSVTVTLAPGLEGRWYLADGVTPIARAQNTDTFTPETAELVLGDNIFRVEAYDPVEMCTSDLVDVIFTVTAPPEAGEPNDTPPIPVALCEGDTTVINLFDELTGEDAGGVWTDAMMTVIPGGTITADTNIEGDYTYTVTSNGCTDTAVISVTISTVPTLVFGSTTCAADRATYDLSFTTNGTWDISIDPVNEGTIDVTNSMITGITDGVDVIITATNPSNTDCVGTLMVTAPDCSCPDIVEPTNPSNESICVGSAAPVLSVDVLPGQTANWYDQDGNSLLMNSTTYTPVDTAAGDYIYRVEAFDTTENCASDRIDVFYQILDIPVIDPIDPIAACESYELPSLTVGNYFTQMNGAGIQLNAGEIISTSQVIYVYAETGTTPNCSDEEVLDITINPLPNPVAPTNPGDRFCESYTLPALQSGQSYYTGSNGSGTQLNAGDVIQESQTIFLREVDANNCENEVQFFVEIINVEELEIESGTICVGPSTITSFVINTELSDIDFSFEWSFEGTVIPGANQSFYEATQPGTYTVTYTDVISMCTESSEVIIIGVSDPESLDLQLSAGAFSDSTDIIATVVGDSTYEYVLDDGILQESNIFTNVSLGLHEVTAVDINGCGSITASIFVVGFPNFFTPNNDGINDQWGVIGNADTPEMDIFIFDRYGKLLQQLNRDNQWDGTYGGKPLPASDYWFVAEFRDGSATFRRHFTLKR; encoded by the coding sequence ATGACACGGACACTATTTTCTAGTTGCCTAGCCCTACTTTTATTTACTTTTAGTTATGGTCAAACTGTTACTTTTCAGACCGATGATGGCTTAACCGCAAAAACGGTATGTAAAGGGACTGAAATCCAACTAAATCTAGATATAGATCCCCCCAGGCCTTCTGGAGGAACGAGCACCTATAATGTACAATGGGAGAAAACAGTTAATCCAACATTTATAAGAAACTGTCCATTTCCTAGTGGTGATGGTTCTTGTTCGTTTTATAGAGAAACGCCTTTAGAAACGACAACTTATACGGTTACTGTTAATGGGGGTTCTTCGGGTTCAGTTAGAAGTACTGTAACAGTTACTGTAGAAGAGGTGCCAAATCCAGGTTTAAATACAACGATGTTTCTATGTGGTAGAACTGGTATTATTAATTTATTTGATGAATTAGATGGAGGGCCAGAACCTGGAGGTGTTTGGAGTAATGGAACAGGAACATATGATACCGCAGATCCTAATGGAGGGGCTTTTACATATACTATTGATAATGGAGCAGCGTGCCCTCCTGTTAGTGCTGTGATAACTGTAAAACCGTGCGGGAATAATGATTCTGATAATGATGGAGTTCCTGATACAACAGATAATGATGATGATAACGATGGTATTCCGGATACTATAGAAGATGGTTTTTGTACTGCAACTACGACGACACCAATTTTTGTATTAGAAGAAGATTTTGGTTTCGGAGGTCCAACACGAAGCAGATATGCAGAAGGATTAGGTTTAACTTACAATCCTGTGTTGCCACAAGATATTAATGGAAACGACGGAGAATATAACGTTGCTACTTCTACTCACTATCGCACAAATGTAGGATTTGATGCTACATTTCTTGCTACAGATCTTGTAGGAGATGTTGATGCTGATGGAAATACAGATGGTAGGTATCTGGCTATAAATATGAAATCGAGCGCATTCGCAGATTTGCCTGTTTTTGTGGCCGAAAATTTACCAGTTACTCCTGGACTTGAATATAATTTTAGCATGTCTATTGCTAGTTTAAATAATAATGCAGGAGAGTTGCCTGCAAACTTAACCATAGAGGTTTTAGATCAAGTTGCAGGTACGCCTCTTTTTAGCGAGGATTCTGGTGAAATAGCGAACGGTTCTGATGCTTGGATCTTAGTAGAAGATACCTTTGTCGCTCCTGCTGGAGTTAATATTGTTACAATACGAGTGATTAATAGACAAGGAACCGATGGGAATGGGAACGATATTGGTATAGACAATATTTTCTTATCCACGAATGCTTGCGATTTTGATCGTGATGGAATCCCAAATTCCCAGGATTTGGATGCAGATAATGATGGTATTTATGATATAGTCGAGTCCGGAAATGCGGCGGCAGATGCCAATGGAGATGGACGTTTTGATGGAGCAATTAATACAGATGGTACATCTACTACAGTAGTTCATAATGTTATTAATTCTGATACGGATTCTAATCAAGACTTTTTAGATATCGATTCTGATGGAGATGGAATTATTGATAATATAGAAGGACAGTCAACAGTCGGTTATATTGCTCCAAGTGGAGTAGATGGGGATTTTAATGGAGTGGATGATAGTTATGATACCAATGGAACTGCAATTTCTCCAATAAATTCTAATACCAATGCGCTTCCTGATTATATTGATGTAAACTCAGACCCTATATCAGGAGATTGTTTAGAGGATACTATAGAAGCTTATGATATAGATCAGGATGGAATCCCTAATACTATAGCGGATGGCTCTGATATAGATGGAGATGGTTTGGATAATGCTTTTGATACTGTGGTGTTAGATAGGTTAACTGTAGAAATAAATGCTAGTAACGGTGGTACCGTTCCTACTGATTTCCCTAATAATCATAATCCCTTAACAGAAGAAAGAGATTGGAGAGAGGAAATAGGAGATGTAGATGTCGACCCTCTAACTATTACTATATGTGATCCTGTCAATTTATTTGATGAATTGCCAGCAGGTACATTAACCACAGGAACCTGGAGCGTTCCTGCGATGGGTACAGCGCTTACAGGAGGTCATTTAGGAACATTAGACCCTACTGTAACCGGTATTTTGGATGGAGTTTATATATATACTCTCCCTGTATTATCCGCTGGTTGCCCACCAATTAGATACTTAATAGATGTTACAATTGATGATGTTTGTCAATGTCCAGATATAGATGAACCTATTGTACCAGCTGGACCAATAATAACGTGTATTGATGCAACACCATTACCTTCTGTAACAGTTACACTTGCTCCAGGTTTAGAAGGGCGTTGGTATCTTGCGGATGGAGTAACCCCTATTGCTAGAGCCCAAAATACAGATACATTTACACCAGAAACAGCAGAACTGGTATTAGGAGATAATATATTTAGAGTAGAAGCCTATGACCCTGTTGAAATGTGTACGAGCGATTTGGTGGATGTTATATTTACCGTTACAGCTCCGCCAGAAGCAGGAGAACCAAATGATACACCTCCGATACCAGTTGCTTTGTGTGAAGGAGATACTACTGTTATTAATCTGTTCGATGAATTAACTGGAGAAGATGCAGGAGGTGTATGGACTGATGCTATGATGACCGTAATTCCTGGTGGTACAATTACTGCGGATACTAATATTGAAGGCGATTATACATATACAGTAACGAGTAACGGGTGTACAGATACTGCAGTAATATCTGTAACTATTAGTACAGTGCCTACACTAGTGTTTGGGTCAACAACCTGTGCTGCTGACCGAGCGACCTATGATCTGTCATTTACTACCAATGGTACTTGGGATATTTCAATAGACCCAGTTAATGAAGGGACTATTGATGTTACTAATTCAATGATTACAGGAATTACAGATGGAGTTGATGTAATAATAACAGCAACAAATCCTAGTAATACTGATTGTGTAGGAACTTTAATGGTTACTGCTCCGGATTGTAGTTGTCCAGATATTGTGGAGCCTACAAATCCGAGTAATGAAAGTATTTGTGTTGGTTCTGCTGCACCAGTGTTATCGGTAGATGTATTACCGGGTCAAACGGCAAACTGGTATGATCAAGATGGAAATTCATTACTAATGAATAGTACTACCTATACTCCAGTAGATACTGCAGCTGGTGATTATATATATAGGGTAGAAGCTTTTGATACAACAGAAAATTGTGCTAGTGACCGTATTGATGTTTTTTATCAAATTCTAGATATTCCGGTTATTGATCCTATAGATCCAATTGCAGCTTGTGAATCTTATGAGTTACCATCATTGACAGTCGGAAATTATTTTACGCAAATGAATGGAGCAGGTATCCAGCTTAATGCTGGTGAAATAATTAGCACAAGCCAGGTAATTTATGTATATGCAGAAACCGGAACAACACCGAACTGCTCTGATGAGGAAGTTCTTGATATTACCATAAATCCTTTACCTAATCCTGTTGCTCCAACAAATCCGGGAGATCGTTTTTGTGAAAGTTATACATTACCTGCGTTACAAAGTGGTCAGAGTTATTATACCGGATCTAACGGAAGTGGAACGCAATTAAATGCTGGAGATGTTATACAAGAAAGTCAAACGATTTTTTTAAGAGAAGTTGATGCTAATAATTGTGAAAATGAAGTTCAGTTTTTTGTAGAAATTATAAATGTCGAAGAATTAGAAATAGAGTCAGGGACTATATGTGTAGGACCTTCTACAATTACTTCCTTTGTAATTAATACAGAATTAAGTGATATAGATTTTTCTTTTGAATGGAGTTTTGAAGGAACTGTAATTCCAGGAGCAAATCAATCTTTTTACGAAGCTACCCAGCCTGGAACATATACAGTAACCTATACAGATGTGATATCAATGTGTACGGAAAGTTCAGAGGTAATAATTATAGGTGTTAGTGATCCAGAGAGTTTAGATCTTCAATTGTCTGCAGGAGCGTTTTCGGATAGCACTGATATTATAGCAACTGTTGTTGGGGATAGTACTTATGAGTATGTATTAGATGATGGAATTCTGCAAGAAAGTAACATATTTACAAATGTTTCGCTGGGATTACATGAGGTAACTGCAGTAGATATCAATGGATGTGGTTCAATTACAGCATCTATATTCGTAGTTGGTTTTCCAAACTTTTTTACTCCTAATAATGATGGGATTAATGATCAATGGGGTGTCATTGGAAATGCAGACACGCCAGAAATGGACATCTTTATTTTTGATAGATACGGAAAACTGCTTCAACAATTAAATAGAGATAATCAATGGGATGGAACCTATGGGGGCAAACCTCTTCCTGCCTCAGATTATTGGTTTGTCGCAGAATTTAGAGATGGATCAGCGACCTTCAGAAGACACTTTACACTAAAAAGATAA
- a CDS encoding type IX secretion system membrane protein PorP/SprF → MKFKKIYLMTMITLLFIGFGNAQEGLSIYSDYLTDNYYLLHPSMAGAANCSQVRLTGRRNWVGQEDSPGLYTAAYNGRIGNSQSGIGAIVYNDKNGFTSQTGGYVTYAHHLMFSRSEVDLNQLSFGLSAGILQYRLDQTRFDPNDPLVGPGSISQSEFNMDVGFSYNLYNFYTHVTVKNLLKNSGVNNDLQIVNNLRNYLVSAGYVFDRPGKTFSYEPSILYSYRDGVGQSTIDFNLKVYSDMNFGKLWGGLSYRRSFDSIDFLEGEEIKSQALNYVTPFVGVNFGKYMFAYTYSYQSNPVTFNNGGFHQITLGIDFSCRAKKYACYCPWVE, encoded by the coding sequence ATGAAATTTAAAAAAATATACCTAATGACAATGATAACATTGTTGTTTATAGGATTTGGAAATGCCCAAGAAGGATTATCTATATATTCCGATTATCTTACAGATAATTATTATTTACTACATCCATCTATGGCTGGTGCAGCTAATTGTTCTCAGGTTCGATTGACAGGTAGAAGAAATTGGGTAGGTCAAGAAGATAGTCCAGGATTATATACTGCAGCTTACAATGGTAGAATTGGTAATTCTCAATCAGGAATTGGTGCAATTGTGTATAATGATAAAAATGGTTTCACTTCTCAAACAGGAGGATATGTTACGTACGCACATCATTTGATGTTTTCTAGAAGCGAAGTAGATTTAAATCAATTATCTTTTGGATTAAGTGCTGGAATACTTCAATATAGATTAGATCAAACTAGATTTGACCCCAATGATCCTTTGGTAGGACCAGGATCTATAAGCCAAAGTGAATTTAACATGGATGTAGGTTTTTCTTATAACCTATATAATTTTTATACACACGTTACTGTAAAGAATCTTTTAAAAAACTCCGGAGTTAACAATGATTTACAAATAGTTAATAACCTACGGAATTATCTAGTATCCGCAGGATATGTTTTTGATCGTCCAGGAAAAACTTTTTCATATGAACCATCAATTCTATATTCTTATAGAGATGGTGTTGGTCAATCTACTATTGACTTCAATTTAAAAGTTTACAGTGATATGAATTTTGGGAAACTATGGGGTGGGTTATCTTACAGAAGGAGTTTTGATTCCATAGATTTTTTAGAAGGAGAGGAGATAAAGAGTCAGGCTTTAAATTATGTTACTCCGTTTGTTGGAGTTAATTTTGGAAAATATATGTTTGCTTATACCTACTCCTATCAATCAAATCCAGTGACATTTAATAATGGTGGTTTTCATCAAATAACATTGGGGATAGATTTTTCTTGTAGAGCAAAAAAGTATGCGTGTTATTGTCCTTGGGTAGAGTAA
- a CDS encoding alkaline phosphatase, with the protein MNRRNFFEKSLLVAGGFMIAPMYISCNNDDDMDISIPDLSTDNFFEGVASFDPTDSKIIIWTRFTPNTGSSNITINWQIALDQNFDDVLRSGEFVTGADRDYTVAIDVQELPSNSKFYYRFFELETQTTSVIGETITLPAVGDTVTDVKLAVCSCANFAAGLFNVYGAMASSEADVIVHLGDYIYEYGEGEYGTNENTVALDRVHKPANEIISLTDYRARYKQYRSDAQLQLAHQKKPFICVWDDHEVTNDAYKDGAENHQDSEGSYEVRKQTAIQVYSEFLPLRSTDPSKIYRSFDFGSVLSLHMLDTRIIGRDKQLSYDDFFSPTSGLDAVAFQTALQDPSRTLLGSEQLSWLSGAVSASNANWQVLGQQVLMGKMFMPAELLILIGTLVAEIGALGSATPETALAFQTALTDLTAIKSRLLAGDPTLTPEEITRVQTVVPYNLDAWDGYFVEREQLFAMLGGKKTVCLAGDTHNAWYSELKDATGKEIGVEFATSSVSSPGFEGFLGVDANQAAGFQQALEILIDDLQYMDATQRGFLQVTFTPSSSQAQWNFINTIAAENYTVTVGETVSYS; encoded by the coding sequence ATGAATAGAAGAAATTTTTTTGAAAAATCTTTGTTAGTTGCTGGAGGTTTTATGATTGCTCCCATGTACATCAGCTGTAATAACGATGATGATATGGACATCAGTATTCCAGATCTTAGTACGGATAACTTTTTTGAAGGAGTAGCAAGTTTTGACCCAACAGATTCTAAGATTATCATATGGACACGATTCACTCCGAATACTGGTAGTTCTAATATTACAATTAATTGGCAAATTGCTTTAGACCAAAATTTTGATGATGTATTAAGAAGCGGTGAGTTTGTAACTGGAGCGGATAGGGATTATACCGTAGCAATTGATGTTCAAGAATTGCCTTCTAATAGTAAATTTTATTATCGATTCTTTGAGTTAGAGACGCAGACTACTTCTGTGATTGGCGAAACAATTACACTTCCTGCAGTGGGTGATACGGTAACAGATGTAAAATTGGCTGTTTGTTCTTGTGCAAACTTCGCAGCTGGGTTATTTAATGTGTATGGTGCAATGGCTAGTTCGGAGGCAGATGTGATTGTTCATTTAGGAGATTACATATATGAGTATGGAGAAGGAGAGTATGGAACTAATGAGAATACTGTAGCTTTAGATAGAGTTCATAAACCGGCAAATGAAATTATATCACTTACAGATTATCGAGCAAGGTATAAGCAGTATAGAAGTGATGCTCAACTACAATTAGCACATCAAAAAAAGCCATTTATTTGTGTGTGGGATGATCATGAAGTTACCAATGATGCATATAAAGATGGAGCAGAGAACCATCAAGATTCTGAGGGTTCTTATGAAGTCAGAAAACAAACGGCAATACAGGTATATAGCGAATTCTTACCATTACGATCTACTGATCCATCTAAGATTTATAGATCATTTGATTTTGGAAGTGTGTTAAGTTTACATATGCTAGATACACGAATTATAGGAAGAGATAAACAACTTTCTTACGATGATTTCTTTAGTCCAACTTCAGGATTGGATGCTGTTGCTTTTCAAACAGCACTTCAGGACCCTAGTAGAACTTTACTGGGATCAGAACAGTTAAGTTGGTTGTCTGGAGCAGTTTCTGCAAGTAATGCAAATTGGCAAGTTTTAGGTCAGCAGGTATTAATGGGTAAGATGTTTATGCCAGCAGAGCTTTTAATTTTAATAGGAACTCTTGTGGCAGAAATAGGCGCTCTAGGAAGTGCAACTCCAGAGACGGCTTTGGCTTTTCAAACCGCGTTAACGGATTTGACAGCTATAAAATCTAGGCTTTTAGCAGGTGATCCGACGCTAACACCAGAAGAGATTACTAGGGTGCAAACAGTTGTTCCTTATAACCTAGATGCATGGGATGGATATTTTGTAGAAAGAGAGCAACTTTTTGCTATGTTAGGAGGAAAGAAAACAGTTTGTCTTGCCGGTGATACACATAATGCTTGGTATAGTGAATTAAAAGATGCAACGGGGAAAGAAATAGGAGTGGAGTTTGCTACATCATCGGTTTCTTCTCCAGGATTCGAAGGCTTTTTAGGAGTTGATGCCAATCAAGCTGCAGGTTTTCAGCAAGCCTTAGAGATATTAATAGATGATTTACAATATATGGATGCTACCCAAAGAGGATTCTTACAGGTAACCTTTACACCGAGTAGTAGTCAGGCGCAATGGAATTTTATAAATACCATAGCTGCTGAAAATTATACAGTAACTGTTGGGGAAACAGTTTCGTATAGCTAA